A genome region from Megalobrama amblycephala isolate DHTTF-2021 linkage group LG16, ASM1881202v1, whole genome shotgun sequence includes the following:
- the hic1 gene encoding hypermethylated in cancer 1 protein isoform X2 has translation MLDAMEVPSHARHLLLQLNTQRTKGFLCDVIIVVQNALFRAHKNILAASSLYLKSLVVHDNLINLDHEMVSPGVFRVILDYIYTGRLSEGDPTSPTEPNIGAVLAAASYLQLLDLVTLCKKKLKRNGKYHLRPNSGFLPYKIDPSGMERGRIRIPNPVIHPCHPGGVVSTPRSTSLEDLPPLSLAPHAGEIYAPAPTQGPPPYPPGKASLSPQSVLRLPPADRNCSVYGLDLSKKSPSSQSQHPSGHPHLISSLHPEEEPEGELDQSTSPLLSPNDGSRKMETSHHVGSLTPHPFPLPNHPLAPHLPHLHRPQGQEPYPCPPSPEPMEDSREQGRDGSSIYRWVKNEPSNPEDEDEEDEEDDSGGMGEQDKERHHKHMNHHKNSEEKLNMSERGYDRGTCDDGEDENGTGSEETGSSEGHPSPPVPGGRYHMPYEPESFGDNLYVCIPCDKGFPSSEQLNAHVETHNEEELNNGSELDNNSNNGSKPTNSHGPTSLNSSSGLHSPFLDNKSAQNLHSIGLGEIIRPYRCSSCDKSYKDPATLRQHEKTHWLTRPYPCSICGKKFTQRGTMTRHMRSHLGLKPFACDACGMRFTRQYRLTEHMRIHSGEKPYECQVCGGKFAQQRNLISHMKMHSSGAGGGLTPDGKLKIDFSEGIYPLSKYTAEHLGLKQEKTSDLLAASQHLLADAKTMESLYPLSKLAVEHLGLTHKMDVLNASLPPTSQQLSAESRTIDRYSPS, from the coding sequence ATGCTGGATGCCATGGAAGTCCCAAGTCATGCTAGGCACCTCCTCTTGCAACTGAACACACAACGAACCAAAGGCTTTTTATGTGATGTTATCATTGTGGTGCAGAATGCACTGTTCCGTGCTCACAAGAACATCCTGGCAGCCAGCAGCCTCTACCTTAAGTCTCTTGTTGTTCATGACAACCTCATTAATCTGGACCATGAGATGGTCAGTCCAGGTGTGTTTCGAGTCATTCTTGACTATATCTACACAGGACGCTTAAGTGAAGGTGACCCCACCTCACCAACTGAGCCAAATATAGGTGCAGTGCTGGCGGCTGCAAGTTACCTGCAACTGCTGGATCTGGTGACTCTATGTAAGAAGAAGCTGAAGAGGAATGGGAAGTACCATTTACGTCCTAACTCTGGGTTTTTACCTTACAAAATAGACCCCAGTGGTATGGAGAGAGGACGGATTCGAATACCTAACCCTGTCATCCACCCTTGCCACCCTGGAGGAGTAGTGAGCACCCCTCGATCTACATCATTAGAGGACCTGCCCCCCCTCTCACTGGCCCCCCATGCCGGAGAGATTTATGCACCAGCTCCCACCCAGGGTCCACCACCATACCCCCCAGGAAAGGCATCCCTGTCGCCACAGTCAGTCCTGCGCTTGCCCCCTGCTGACAGGAACTGCTCTGTCTATGGCCTTGACCTGTCTAAGAAAAGCCCAAGTTCCCAATCCCAGCATCCTTCTGGTCATCCCCACTTGATCTCCTCACTTCACCCAGAGGAGGAGCCTGAAGGGGAGCTAGACCAAAGCACCAGCCCCCTGCTCAGTCCTAATGATGGCTCCAGAAAAATGGAGACATCCCATCATGTGGGTTCTCTCACCCCACACCCCTTCCCCCTACCTAATCATCCACTCGCACCCCATCTTCCCCACCTGCACCGTCCTCAGGGCCAAGAACCTTACCCCTGCCCTCCCAGCCCAGAACCCATGGAGGACTCCAGAGAACAAGGCCGAGATGGGTCTAGCATCTATCGGTGGGTGAAGAATGAGCCTTCCAACCCAGAGGATGAAGATGAGGAGGACGAAGAGGATGACAGTGGAGGAATGGGTGAGCAGGATAAAGAGAGACACCACAAGCACATGAACCACCATAAGAACAGCGAGGAAAAGCTGAACATGAGCGAGCGGGGCTATGACAGAGGGACCTGTGATGATGGCGAGGATGAGAATGGGACCGGTAGCGAGGAGACGGGGAGCAGCGAGGGTCATCCGTCTCCCCCTGTTCCGGGTGGAAGATATCACATGCCGTACGAGCCAGAGAGTTTCGGAGATAACTTGTACGTGTGCATCCCTTGCGACAAAGGCTTCCCCAGCTCAGAGCAGCTCAATGCTCATGTGGAAACGCATAATGAGGAAGAGCTAAATAACGGGAGTGAGCTggacaacaacagcaacaacggcagcaaacccaccaatTCCCATGGACCTACAAGCTTGAACAGCTCTAGTGGCCTCCACAGCCCTTTCCTAGACAACAAATCTGCGCAAAACCTCCATTCCATTGGACTTGGGGAGATCATACGACCATATCGCTGTTCTTCCTGTGACAAGTCTTATAAAGATCCCGCCACCCTGAGGCAACATGAGAAAACCCACTGGCTTACACGCCCATACCCTTGTAGCATCTGTGGCAAGAAGTTCACCCAACGTGGTACCATGACACGCCACATGCGCAGCCATTTGGGCCTAAAACCCTTCGCCTGTGACGCCTGCGGCATGCGCTTTACTCGGCAGTACCGTCTGACGGAGCACATGCGCATCCACTCCGGAGAGAAGCCCTACGAGTGCCAGGTGTGTGGGGGCAAGTTTGCACAGCAGCGGAACCTCATCAGTCACATGAAGATGCATAGCAGTGGAGCTGGTGGAGGACTGACTCCTGACGGCAAGCTGAAGATAGACTTCTCCGAGGGGATTTATCCCCTGAGCAAGTACACAGCTGAGCATTTGGGTCTGAAGCAGGAGAAAACCTCAGACCTTCTTGCAGCTTCTCAGCACCTGCTGGCTGACGCCAAGACCATGGAGAGCCTATACCCGCTGTCAAAGCTGGCTGTGGAACACCTCGGCCTCACCCACAAGATGGACGTCCTGAACGCGTCATTGCCGCCCACTTCCCAGCAGCTCTCGGCAGAGTCCCGCACCATTGACCGCTACTCTCCCAGCTAG
- the hic1 gene encoding hypermethylated in cancer 1 protein isoform X1: MIIKGDLDRMAEEIGHPGIGLKSMLDAMEVPSHARHLLLQLNTQRTKGFLCDVIIVVQNALFRAHKNILAASSLYLKSLVVHDNLINLDHEMVSPGVFRVILDYIYTGRLSEGDPTSPTEPNIGAVLAAASYLQLLDLVTLCKKKLKRNGKYHLRPNSGFLPYKIDPSGMERGRIRIPNPVIHPCHPGGVVSTPRSTSLEDLPPLSLAPHAGEIYAPAPTQGPPPYPPGKASLSPQSVLRLPPADRNCSVYGLDLSKKSPSSQSQHPSGHPHLISSLHPEEEPEGELDQSTSPLLSPNDGSRKMETSHHVGSLTPHPFPLPNHPLAPHLPHLHRPQGQEPYPCPPSPEPMEDSREQGRDGSSIYRWVKNEPSNPEDEDEEDEEDDSGGMGEQDKERHHKHMNHHKNSEEKLNMSERGYDRGTCDDGEDENGTGSEETGSSEGHPSPPVPGGRYHMPYEPESFGDNLYVCIPCDKGFPSSEQLNAHVETHNEEELNNGSELDNNSNNGSKPTNSHGPTSLNSSSGLHSPFLDNKSAQNLHSIGLGEIIRPYRCSSCDKSYKDPATLRQHEKTHWLTRPYPCSICGKKFTQRGTMTRHMRSHLGLKPFACDACGMRFTRQYRLTEHMRIHSGEKPYECQVCGGKFAQQRNLISHMKMHSSGAGGGLTPDGKLKIDFSEGIYPLSKYTAEHLGLKQEKTSDLLAASQHLLADAKTMESLYPLSKLAVEHLGLTHKMDVLNASLPPTSQQLSAESRTIDRYSPS; the protein is encoded by the exons ATGATCATTAAGGGAGACTTAGATCGGATGGCAGAAGAGATCGGGCATCCAG GTATTGGTCTGAAGTCGATGCTGGATGCCATGGAAGTCCCAAGTCATGCTAGGCACCTCCTCTTGCAACTGAACACACAACGAACCAAAGGCTTTTTATGTGATGTTATCATTGTGGTGCAGAATGCACTGTTCCGTGCTCACAAGAACATCCTGGCAGCCAGCAGCCTCTACCTTAAGTCTCTTGTTGTTCATGACAACCTCATTAATCTGGACCATGAGATGGTCAGTCCAGGTGTGTTTCGAGTCATTCTTGACTATATCTACACAGGACGCTTAAGTGAAGGTGACCCCACCTCACCAACTGAGCCAAATATAGGTGCAGTGCTGGCGGCTGCAAGTTACCTGCAACTGCTGGATCTGGTGACTCTATGTAAGAAGAAGCTGAAGAGGAATGGGAAGTACCATTTACGTCCTAACTCTGGGTTTTTACCTTACAAAATAGACCCCAGTGGTATGGAGAGAGGACGGATTCGAATACCTAACCCTGTCATCCACCCTTGCCACCCTGGAGGAGTAGTGAGCACCCCTCGATCTACATCATTAGAGGACCTGCCCCCCCTCTCACTGGCCCCCCATGCCGGAGAGATTTATGCACCAGCTCCCACCCAGGGTCCACCACCATACCCCCCAGGAAAGGCATCCCTGTCGCCACAGTCAGTCCTGCGCTTGCCCCCTGCTGACAGGAACTGCTCTGTCTATGGCCTTGACCTGTCTAAGAAAAGCCCAAGTTCCCAATCCCAGCATCCTTCTGGTCATCCCCACTTGATCTCCTCACTTCACCCAGAGGAGGAGCCTGAAGGGGAGCTAGACCAAAGCACCAGCCCCCTGCTCAGTCCTAATGATGGCTCCAGAAAAATGGAGACATCCCATCATGTGGGTTCTCTCACCCCACACCCCTTCCCCCTACCTAATCATCCACTCGCACCCCATCTTCCCCACCTGCACCGTCCTCAGGGCCAAGAACCTTACCCCTGCCCTCCCAGCCCAGAACCCATGGAGGACTCCAGAGAACAAGGCCGAGATGGGTCTAGCATCTATCGGTGGGTGAAGAATGAGCCTTCCAACCCAGAGGATGAAGATGAGGAGGACGAAGAGGATGACAGTGGAGGAATGGGTGAGCAGGATAAAGAGAGACACCACAAGCACATGAACCACCATAAGAACAGCGAGGAAAAGCTGAACATGAGCGAGCGGGGCTATGACAGAGGGACCTGTGATGATGGCGAGGATGAGAATGGGACCGGTAGCGAGGAGACGGGGAGCAGCGAGGGTCATCCGTCTCCCCCTGTTCCGGGTGGAAGATATCACATGCCGTACGAGCCAGAGAGTTTCGGAGATAACTTGTACGTGTGCATCCCTTGCGACAAAGGCTTCCCCAGCTCAGAGCAGCTCAATGCTCATGTGGAAACGCATAATGAGGAAGAGCTAAATAACGGGAGTGAGCTggacaacaacagcaacaacggcagcaaacccaccaatTCCCATGGACCTACAAGCTTGAACAGCTCTAGTGGCCTCCACAGCCCTTTCCTAGACAACAAATCTGCGCAAAACCTCCATTCCATTGGACTTGGGGAGATCATACGACCATATCGCTGTTCTTCCTGTGACAAGTCTTATAAAGATCCCGCCACCCTGAGGCAACATGAGAAAACCCACTGGCTTACACGCCCATACCCTTGTAGCATCTGTGGCAAGAAGTTCACCCAACGTGGTACCATGACACGCCACATGCGCAGCCATTTGGGCCTAAAACCCTTCGCCTGTGACGCCTGCGGCATGCGCTTTACTCGGCAGTACCGTCTGACGGAGCACATGCGCATCCACTCCGGAGAGAAGCCCTACGAGTGCCAGGTGTGTGGGGGCAAGTTTGCACAGCAGCGGAACCTCATCAGTCACATGAAGATGCATAGCAGTGGAGCTGGTGGAGGACTGACTCCTGACGGCAAGCTGAAGATAGACTTCTCCGAGGGGATTTATCCCCTGAGCAAGTACACAGCTGAGCATTTGGGTCTGAAGCAGGAGAAAACCTCAGACCTTCTTGCAGCTTCTCAGCACCTGCTGGCTGACGCCAAGACCATGGAGAGCCTATACCCGCTGTCAAAGCTGGCTGTGGAACACCTCGGCCTCACCCACAAGATGGACGTCCTGAACGCGTCATTGCCGCCCACTTCCCAGCAGCTCTCGGCAGAGTCCCGCACCATTGACCGCTACTCTCCCAGCTAG